The DNA segment CTGATGGCGGGCATCCACTTCGGGGAGACCAGCGAGCTGTTCCCGGTGTCGTTCGAGGTCCCACCCGCCAAGATCGAGCCGGGCCTCTACCGCAACATCACCGGCAACACCGCGCTGGCTTGGGGGGCGGTGGCGGCGAGCGTCCAGATGGAGCGGCCGCTCTTCGTCGGCGCCTACCCGATCACGCCGGCCTCGGACGTGCTGCACGAGCTCGCCAAGCACCGGCACTTCGGGATCCGGACCTTCCAGGCCGAGGACGAGATCGCGGCCGCCGCCGCGGCGATCGGCGCCGCCTTCGCGGGCCAGCTCGCGCTCACCGTGACGAGCGGCCCGGGGTTCCTCCTGAAGCAGGAGGCGCTGAACCTCGCGGTGATGACGGAGCTGCCGATCGTCGCCGTCGACGTGCAGCGCGCCGGGCCCTCGACCGGCATGCCGACCAAGACCGAGCAGGCCGACCTGCTGATGACGATCCACGGGCGCAGCTCCGACAGCCCCGTGCCGGTGCTGGCCCCGGCGACGCCCGGCGAGTGCTTCTCGGTGATGATCGAGGCGTTCCGGATCGCGGTGAAGTACATGACGCCGGTGGTGGTGCTGTCGGACGGATACCTCGCCAACAGCGCCGAGCCGTGGAAGATCCCGGCGCTCGAGACCCTGCCGCGCACGCCGGTCGTGTACCACAGCGAGCGCGAAGACTTCTCCCCCTACCGGCGCGTTCCCGACACGCTCGCGCGTCCCTGGGCGATCCCCGGCACGCCGGGCCTCGAGCACCGGATCGGCGGGATCGAGAAGCAGGACGTGAGCGGCAACGTCTCGTACCTGCCCGCCAACCACCAGCGCATGACGGACCTGCGCCACGAGAAGGTCGAGCGGATCGCGGCCGAGTTCCCGCCGCTCGAGCCCCGCGGCGCCGGCTCGGGCCGGCTCCTGGTGGTGGGCTGGGGCGGGACCCACGGCGCGATCGCGACCGCGGTCGACGAGGCGCGCGCCGCGGGCCGCGAGGTCGCGCACCTGCACCTGCGGCAGCTCAACCCCCTGCCGCGCGATCTCGGCGCCGTGCTGGCGCGCTTCGAGCGCGTGCTCGTGCCGGAGCTCAACGCGGGCCAGCTCGTACGGATCCTGCGCGACCGCTACCTCGTACCGGCGCAGAGCTACTCGAAGGTGCAGGGGCAGCCCTTCCACGTGTCGGAGCTGCGCGCGGCCATCGACCGCGCGCTGGAGGCCTGATCGCCGTGGCCGAGCCGGTCGCCGGGGCGCCCGCCGCCCTCACCCGCAAGGACTTCGAGTCGGACCAGGAGGTGCGCTGGTGTCCCGGCTGCGGGGACTACTCGGTGCTCGCGAACATCCAGCGCGTGCTCCCCGAGTTCGGGATCCCGCGCGAGAACTTCGTCTTCGTGTCCGGGATCGGCTGCTCGAGCCGCTTCCCCTACTACATGAACACCTACGGCTTCCACACGATCCACGGCCGTGCGCCGGCCTTCGCCACCGGGATCAAGCTGGCGCGGCCGGAGCTGTCGGTGTGGGTGGTGACGGGGGACGGCGACGGGCTCTCGATCGGCGGCAACCACCTCCTGCACGCGATCCGGCGCAACGTGGACCTCCAGATCATGCTCTTCAACAACCGGATCTACGGCCTCACCAAGGGCCAGTTCTCGCCGACCTCGCGGCTCGGGATGAAGAACAAGTCGATCCCGATGGGCGTGATCGACCACCCGGTGGACCCGATCGGCTTCGCGCTCGGCGCCGGCGCCACCTTCGTCGCCCGCGTCATCGACGTGGACGCCGTGGGGCTCCAGGAGGTGCTGCGGCGGGCCTACGCGCACCGCGGCACGGCCTTCATCGAGATCCTCCAGAACTGCCCCGTCTTCAACGACGGCGAGTGGCAG comes from the Deltaproteobacteria bacterium genome and includes:
- a CDS encoding 2-oxoacid:acceptor oxidoreductase subunit alpha, giving the protein MPTAQAPPAARAPKPHQRIDRVAIRFAGDSGDGMQLTGTKFTESTALAGNDLSTLPDFPAEIRAPAGTLAGVSGFQIHFSSTDVRTPADQPDVLVAMNPAALKANLGDVRPGGMVIINSDAFSDKSLERAGYQDDPLPDARERFRLVEIPLTRLTFEALADLNLSQREGARSKNFFALGLMYWLYGRPLESTLRWIASRFSGEIAEANRRVLMAGIHFGETSELFPVSFEVPPAKIEPGLYRNITGNTALAWGAVAASVQMERPLFVGAYPITPASDVLHELAKHRHFGIRTFQAEDEIAAAAAAIGAAFAGQLALTVTSGPGFLLKQEALNLAVMTELPIVAVDVQRAGPSTGMPTKTEQADLLMTIHGRSSDSPVPVLAPATPGECFSVMIEAFRIAVKYMTPVVVLSDGYLANSAEPWKIPALETLPRTPVVYHSEREDFSPYRRVPDTLARPWAIPGTPGLEHRIGGIEKQDVSGNVSYLPANHQRMTDLRHEKVERIAAEFPPLEPRGAGSGRLLVVGWGGTHGAIATAVDEARAAGREVAHLHLRQLNPLPRDLGAVLARFERVLVPELNAGQLVRILRDRYLVPAQSYSKVQGQPFHVSELRAAIDRALEA
- a CDS encoding 2-oxoacid:ferredoxin oxidoreductase subunit beta, translating into MAEPVAGAPAALTRKDFESDQEVRWCPGCGDYSVLANIQRVLPEFGIPRENFVFVSGIGCSSRFPYYMNTYGFHTIHGRAPAFATGIKLARPELSVWVVTGDGDGLSIGGNHLLHAIRRNVDLQIMLFNNRIYGLTKGQFSPTSRLGMKNKSIPMGVIDHPVDPIGFALGAGATFVARVIDVDAVGLQEVLRRAYAHRGTAFIEILQNCPVFNDGEWQALEDRRTRADAGLPLEHGKPLVFGAKGRRRGIRIEHGVPHVVELADDADPVAAGVTVHDERVERPAYAFSLASLTPPDFPTPTGVLRAVERPSYDRLLEEQVATARQQRGPGDLRALLHSGDTWTVE